The following are from one region of the Anabas testudineus chromosome 2, fAnaTes1.2, whole genome shotgun sequence genome:
- the lipt1 gene encoding lipoyltransferase 1, mitochondrial: MSNIRRTLSLLKGCHTGSHPARTSSSSSGLFMSSDSCNAGLVLQSRSTDVYQNLALEDWIDANVDLQQRSILLLWRNRPAVVIGRHQNPWSECNLPAMRRAGIPLARRRSGGGTVFHDLGNLNLTFFTSKKAYDRKRNLKVITEALRQVRPGLDVQATDRFDILLNRHYKISGTASRLSRTSSYHHCTLLHSADCSALTTLLCPSCPGIHSNATPSVPSPVANLLDHDPTLQWGELLEALVHQYNTEFDFSSALTLIDPADESEFPGLSRTATELRSWEWTFGKTPKFSVQTVLDLTDDRSSAQTSAKLHMDIKNGLIESSELDVPADWLPQWLSDELNSLLVGERFCSYRAAAAVSALLRSENEELQRLRNLCDAVLAAMG, translated from the exons ATGTCCAATATCAGAAGGACCTTGTCTCTTTTAAAAGGATGTCACACTGGAAGCCATCCAGCCAGGACCAGTTCCAGCTCCAGTGGCCTGTTCATGAGCTCTGACAGCTGCAATGCTGGACTAGTCCTCCAGTCCCGGTCCACTGATGTGTACCAGAACCTGGCTCTGGAAGACTGGATTGATGCCAACGTGGACCTGCAGCAACGCagcatcctgctgctgtggaggaaCCGGCCAGCTGTGGTCATCGGACGGCACCAGAACCCCTGGTCTGAGTGCAACTTGCCAGCCATGAGGAGGGCAGGGATCCCTTTGGCCCGCAGGCGGAGCGGTGGTGGGACGGTCTTCCATGACCTTGGGAACCTCAATTTGACATTCTTCACCTCTAAGAAGGCATACGACCGGAAGAGGAACCTGAAGGTCATCACTGAGGCTCTGAGGCAGGTTAGACCAGGACTGGACGTTCAGGCCACTGAcagatttgacattttactCAACCGACACTACAAGATCTCAG GAACTGCGTCCAGATTGAGCAGGACGTCGTCCTACCATCACTGCACCCTGCTTCACTCTGCTGATTGCTCAGCACTCACCACTTTGCTCTGCCCCTCCTGCCCTGGTATACATAGCAATGCCACGCCCAGTGTCCCTTCACCTGTCGCCAACCTGCTGGACCATGACCCCACATTGCAGTGGGGGGAGCTGCTGGAGGCCCTGGTGCACCAGTACAATACAG AGTTCGACTTCAGCTCTGCACTGACCCTCATTGATCCTGCTGATGAGTCCGAATTTCCTGGTCTGAGCAGGACAGCGACAGAGCTGCGGAGCTGGGAATGGACATTTGGTAAGACGCCAAAATTCAGTGTCCAGACCGTCCTGGACCTGACAGACGATCGATCCTCTGCTCAGACGTCAGCAAAGCTGCACATGGACATAAAGAACGGGCTGATAGAGAGCTCTGAGCTGGACGTTCCTGCAGACTGGCTTCCTCAGTGGCTGAGTGACGAGCTGAACTCTCTGCTGGTCGGTGAGAGGTTTTGTTCTTAtcgagcagctgcagctgtttctgcGCTGCTGCGGTCTGAGAACGAAGAGCTGCAGAGACTGCGCAACCTGTGTGACGCTGTGCTGGCTGCCATGGGGTGA
- the eif5b gene encoding LOW QUALITY PROTEIN: eukaryotic translation initiation factor 5B (The sequence of the model RefSeq protein was modified relative to this genomic sequence to represent the inferred CDS: inserted 1 base in 1 codon; deleted 3 bases in 2 codons; substituted 1 base at 1 genomic stop codon): MSIIRRSLSDVNRRVPAETEPENHDGRMGKKQKKSGEDSAKDDGIDIDALAAEIEGAGASKEPKGKKKKKGAKKDEFDEDDILKELEELSLETQGGKGKKGDAPEKQEGVEPPKPEKKKTRKGKKGGTSPEDEEGDEGEGHVDEERNGEEKDKKKVTPVPPPSDSDDDSSSRSRIKTKGGKKGGKKPSLSDEENDKDGXRGEKEGGGGGGGNEDESADDEEFASRRDKKKKNKGKAAKADSEDEEEQEEDGGTFKIKTAAQKKAEKKERDRKKXEEERMKQKKQKEKETSVETKKEPEKKTAEPPQTAPPAAVTEEQEAAEAEAEEEAEGDKKKKDKKKKKTGEKEEKEKKKGPSKATVKAMQEALAKMKEVGGASQREEEERIKRLEELEKQRQEQERLEQERKEKKKQKEKERKERLKKEGKLLTKAQREARARAEATLKMLQAQGVEVPSKDSVPKKKPVYGDKRRKKPNAQTPEETSEVTSPTSETPEPVAMETEVKTPAAEPEVKPDAAVDDWEAIASDEEKELKKVHIEVKAETTAPTQAAGSEEDEEEEDEEEDEEDEEEDDEEDEEESEDDEEEKESTVAAQGKRRAAKESEDESSESEDDDGRTKEERLYDRAKRRIEKRRAENLKNIDVDRLRAPVVCVLGHVDTGKTKILDKLRHTHVQDGEAGGITQQIGATNVPKETIEEQTKMVKNFDRENLKIPGMLIIDTPGHESFSNLRNRGSSLCDIAILVVDIMHGLEPQTLESINLLKEKKCPFIVALNKIDRLYDWKKSPDTDVVATLKKQKKNTKDEFDERAKAVIVEFAQQGLNAALFFENKDPRTFVSLVPTSAHSGDGMGNLIALLVELTQTMLARRLAHCDELRAQVMEVKALPGMGTTIDVILINGCLREGETIIVPGVEGPIVTQIRGLLLPPPLKELRVKSQYEKHKEVSTSQGVKILGKDLEKTLAGLPLLVAHREDEIPVLRDELVRELKQTLSSIKLEEKGVYVQASTLGSLEALLEFLRTSKVPYAGINIGPVHKKDVMKASTMLEHDPQYAVILAFDVKVERESQEMADSLGVRIFSAEIIYHLFDAFTKYREDYKKAKQDEFKHIAVFPVKLRILPQFIFNSRDPIVMGVTVEAGVLKQGTPLCVPSKGFVDIGVVTSIEVNHKSVDSAKKGQEICIKIEPIPGESPKMYGRHFEATDLLVSKITRASIDALKNWFRDEMQKSDWQLIMELKKTFEII, from the exons ATGTCGATCATTAGACGATCTTTGTCTGATGTGAACCGTCGTGTACCAGCGGAGACAGAACCGGAGAACCACGACGGCAGGatggggaaaaaacagaagaaatccGGGGAGGACAG TGCCAAAGATGACGGCATCGACATAGACGCTCTGGCAGCAGAGATCGAAGGAGCCGGAGCTTCCAAAGAACcaaaagggaagaagaagaagaaaggagccAAGAAGGACGAATTTGA CGAGGATGACATCctgaaggagctggaggagttGTCTCTGGAGACTcagggaggaaaaggaaag AAAGGAGACGCCCCAGAGAAGCAGGAGGGCGTTGAGCCTCCcaaaccagagaagaagaagaccagGAAGGGGAAGAAGGGTGGCACCAGcccagaggatgaggagggCGATGAGGGTGAAGGCCATGTTGATGAGGAGAGGAATGGggaggagaaagacaagaagaag GTGACTCCTGTACCTCCTCCTTCCGACTCCGATGACGATAGCAGCTCACGATCTCGCATC AAAAccaaaggaggaaaaaaaggaggcaaaAAACCTTCATTGTCAGATGAAGAAAACGATAAAGAC GGATGAAGGGGtgagaaagaaggaggaggtggtggaggagggaacGAGGACGAGTCTGCAGATGACGAGGAGTTCGCCTCCAGgagagacaagaagaagaagaacaaaggcAAGGCTGCAAAGGCAGACAGCgaggatgaagaggagcaggaggaggacgGAGGAACCTTCAAGATTAAGACGGCGGCGCAGaaaaaggcagagaagaaggagagggataggaaga aagaggaagagaggatgaagcagaagaagcagaaggagaaagagaccTCCGTGGAGACTAAAAAAGAGCCAGAGAAGAAGACAGCAGAGCCTCCTCAGACGGCTCCACCTGCAGCGGTGACGGAGGAGCAGGAGGCTGCAGAGGCAGAAGCTGAAG AAGAGGCTGAGggtgacaagaaaaagaaagacaagaagaagaagaagacaggggagaaggaggagaaagagaagaagaagggacCCAGCAAGGCCACAGTGAAGGCCATGCAGGAGGCTCTGGCTAAGATGAAAGAGGTGG GAGGAGCGAGCCAacgagaggaggaggagcgaaTAAAGaggctggaggagctggagaaacagagacaggagcag GAGCGTCTGGAGCAGGAACGtaaggagaagaagaagcagaaggagaaggagaggaaggagcGTCTGAAGAAGGAGGGGAAACTGCTGACGAAAGCTCAGAGAGAAGCTCGAGCTCGGGCTGAAGCCACACTCAAGATGCTGCAGGCTCAGG GTGTTGAAGTGCCATCCAAAGACTCGGTGCCAAAGAAGAAGCCAGTTTATGGagacaagaggaggaagaagccCAACGCCCAAACTCCTGAAG AAACGTCTGAGGTGACTTCACCGACATCAGAGACTCCAGAgcctgttgccatggagacagaGGTTAAGACACCAGCTGCGGAGCCAG agGTGAAGCCAGATGCTGCTGTAGACGACTGGGAGGCCATCGCCAGTGACGAGGAGAAAG aGTTGAAGAAAGTCCACATCGAGGTGAAGGCGGAGACCACGGCTCCTACACAGGCTGCAGGCAGcgaggaagacgaggaggaggaagatgaggaagaggatgaggaggatgaagaggaagacgatgaggaggatgaggaggaaagCGAGGACgatgaagaagagaaggagtcCACAGTGGCGGCTCAGGGTAAGAGGAGAGCAGCGAAGGAGAGCGAGGACGAAAGCAGCGAGAGTGAGGACGATGACGGGAGGACGAAGGAGGAGCGACTGTACGACCGAGCCAAGAGGAGAATAGAG AAACGAAGAGCAGAGAACTTGAAGAACATCGACGTGGACAGACTGAGAGCTCCGGTGGTCTGTGTGCTCGGACACGTCGACACTGGGAAGACAAAGATCCTCGACAAG ctgcgACACACTCATGTTCAGGATGGCGAGGCCGGAGGTATCACTCAACAGATTGGAGCCACAAACGTCCCCAAAGAGACGATCGAGGAGCAGACGAAGATGGTTAAAAAC TTTGACAGAGAAAACCTCAAGATCCCCGGCATGTTGATCATCGACACACCTGGACACGAATCCTTCAG tAACCTGAGGAACAGAGGCAGCTCTCTGTGCGACATTGCCATCCTGGTGGTGGACATCATGCACGGCCTGGAGCCTCAGACACTCGAGTCCATCAACCTTCTGAAGGAGAAGAAGTGTCCCTTCATCGTCGCCCTCAACAag ATCGACCGTCTGTATGACTGGAAGAAAAGTCCAGACACTGACGTTGTGGCTACgctgaagaagcagaagaagaacactAAGGACGAGTTTGATGAGCGAGCCAAGGCTGTCATCGTGGAGTTCGCTCAGCAG GGTCTTAATGCTGCCTTGTTCTTTGAGAATAAAGACCCTCGGACGTTTGTGTCGTTGGTTCCCACCTCAGCCCACAGTGGTGACGGGATGGGAAACCTCATCGCGCTGCTTGTTGAGCTCACTCAGACCATGTTAGCCCGACGACTAGCACACTGTGATGAGCTGCGAGCTCAGGTCATGGAG GTGAAAGCTCTGCCTGGTATGGGAACTACGATAGACGTCATCCTGATCAACGGTTGTCTGCGTGAGGGAGAGACCATCATCGTCCCCGGGGTGGAGGGACCTATCGTGACACAGATCAGAGGGCTACTGTTGCCTCCCCCTCTGAAGGAGCTCAGAGTCAAG AGCCAGTATGAGAAGCACAAAGAGGTGTCGACGTCCCAGGGGGTGAAGATTCTTGGTAAGGACCTGGAGAAAACGCTGGCAGGTCTCCCACTGCTGGTGGCTCACAGGGAGGACGAGATCCCCGTCTTGAGG GATGAGTTGGTGCGGGAGCTCAAACAGACTCTGAGCTCCATCAAACTGGAGGAGAAAGGAGTTTACGTCCAGGCGTCCACTCTGGGGTCACTGGAGGCTCTGCTGGAATTCCTCCGGACGTCTAAAGTCCCC tATGCTGGTATCAACATCGGTCCTGTTCATAAGAAGGACGTGATGAAGGCGTCGACGATGCTGGAACACGACCCACA GTACGCAGTGATCCTGGCGTTTGACGTgaaggtagagagagagagtcaagAGATGGCCGACAGTCTGGGTGTTCGGATCTTCTCAGCAGAAATCATCTACCATCTGTTTGACGCCTTCACCAAGTACAGAGAGGACTACAAGAAGGCCAAACAAGACGAGTTCAA GCATATAGCAGTGTTTCCAGTGAAGCTGCGAATTCTTCCTCAGTTCATCTTTAACTCCAGAGATCCCATCGTGATGGGAGTGACGGTGGAGGCCGGAGTCCTGAAGCAGGGGACGCCTCTCTGCGTACCCAGCAAAGGG TTTGTGGACATCGGTGTGGTGACGAGCATCGAGGTGAACCACAAATCTGTCGACAGCGCCAAGAAAGGCCAGGAGATCTGCATCAAGATCGAGCCCATTCCTGGAGAGTCGCCCAAGATGTACGGCCGTCATTTTGAAGCCACTGACCTGCTTGTTAGCAAG atcaCGCGTGCATCCATTGATGCTCTGAAGAACTGGTTCAGAGACGAGATGCAGAAATCTGATTGGCAGTTGATCATGGAGCTGAAGAAAACCTTTGAGATCATCTGA
- the LOC113164019 gene encoding beta,beta-carotene 15,15'-dioxygenase-like, with product MLHGEFGHDHKNGSETPEPVTAQVNGSIPSWLQGTLVRNGPGLFSVGDSEYNHWFDGMSLLHSFTFSNGEVTYRSKFLKSNTYKRNIKANKIVVSEFGTMVYPDPCKNIFSRISTHLSNIIPDFTDNNLINIVRYGDDYYASSEVNYMNKIDPATLETVGRINYRSHIALNLATAHPHYDSEGNTYNIGTVFMGLGTPKYIIFKVPADASDKEHNKPALRKVQQIGSIPFRSLLFPSYFHSFGMTENYIVFVEQPFKLDIVKLATAYFRGANWGNCLKFDKDDITLFHVINKKTGKAISTRFYADNMVVFHHINAYETNEHVVFDLISYTDSNLYNMFYIKNIKQETSSFIQSNKTFSPPSCQRFVLPLNTDKESPKGTNLVSLTDTSAKAVMQEDGSVYCQPDTLFVGLELPGINYHFNAKKYRYFYGFRLEWSPHPNKIAKFDIVTRKHIEWHQENCYPSEPVFVASPGAVEEDDGVILSSVVSPDPNISPFMLVLNAKTMEEMARASIPVSVHIDLHGLFIPAKP from the exons ATGTTGCATGGAGAGTTTGGACACGATCAC AAAAATGGATCAGAGACTCCAGAACCAGTGACGGCTCAAGTGAACG GCTCCATCCCCTCCTGGCTTCAGGGCACCCTGGTTAGAAATGGACCGGGTCTGTTCTCTGTGGGTGACTCCGAGTACAACCACTGGTTTGATGGCATGTCACTGCTCCACAGCTTCACCTTCAGTAATG GTGAGGTGACTTACAGAAGCAAGTTTCTGAAGAGCAACACCTACAAGAGAAACATCAAGGCCAACAAGATCGTCGTCTCCGAGTTCGGAACCATGGTTTACCCAGACCCCTGCAAGAACATTTTCTCCAG GATATCCACACACCTCAGCAACATCATCCCTGACTTCACCGACAACAACCTGATCAACATCGTTCGTTACGGAGACGACTACTACGCTTCTTCTGAGGTCAACTACATGAACAAAATCGACCCTGCAACTTTGGAAACTGTTGGCAGA ATCAACTACAGAAGCCACATTGCCCTGAACTTGGCAACAGCTCACCCTCACTATGACAGTGAGGGCAATACCTACAACATAGGCACCGTCTTTATGGGCCTCGGTACACCTAAATACATCATCTTCAAAGTCCCAGCTGATGCCTCGG atAAAGAGCACAACAAGCCGGCGCTGAGGAAAGTTCAGCAAATCGGTTCAATTCCGTTTCGATCGCTGTTATTCCCGAGTTATTTCCACAGCTTTGGCATGACCGAGAACTACATCGTGTTTGTGGAGCAGCCTTTTAAACTGGACATCGTCAAACTGGCCACGGCCTATTTCAGAGGGGCCAACTGGGGGAATTGCCTCAAATTCGACAAGGATGACATT ACCTTGTTTCACGTCATCAATAAAAAGACAGGAAAGGCCATCTCTACCCGTTTCTATGCCGACAACATGGTTGTTTTCCACCACATCAACGCCTACGAGACCAACGAGCACGTGGTGTTCGACCTGATCAGCTACACGGACTCAAACCTGTACAACATGTTCTACATCAAGAACATAAAGCAAGAAACCAGCAGCTTCATCCAGTCCAATAAAACCTTCTCTCCACCCTCTTGCCAGAGATTTGTTCTCCCACTCAACACTGACAAG GAATCTCCCAAAGGAACCAACCTGGTGAGTCTGACAGACACATCAGCCAAGGCAGTGATGCAAGAGGACGGATCGGTCTACTGCCAGCCGGACACCCTGTTCGTAG GACTGGAGCTGCCCGGGATAAACTACCACTTCAATGCTAAAAAGTACAGATACTTCTACGGCTTCAGGCTGGAATGGTCTCCGCATCCCAACAAG ATTGCAAAGTTTGACATTGTCACAAGGAAACACATTGAGTGGCACCAAGAGAACTGCTACCCTTCAGAACCAGTGTTTGTTGCATCTCCAGGAGCTGTAGAGGAAGACGACG GAGTGATCTTGTCATCGGTTGTTTCTCCGGATCCCAACATTTCTCCCTTCATGCTCGTCCTCAATGCCAAAACCATGGAGGAGATGGCCCGGGCCTCCATCCCCGTCAGTGTTCACATAGACCTGCACGGACTTTTCATCCCAGCCAAACCATGA